GGAGATTGATGACGGTGATCTTCGCCTGGCTGCGGTCGTACGCGATGGCCGCGACGATCGGGGCCTCCATGCCCACGTCCTCGGTGACCTGGTCGGCCTGAGGCGAACCGGCGTCGATACTGCCCTTGACGACGGTGCCTCGCAGGGTCGAGAAGGACGAGCGTACGTGGATCGGGAGGCTGTGACGGCGGGCGAACTCCACCGATCGCAGGTGGAGCACCTTCGCCCCGGATGCCGCCAGCTCGAGCATCTCCTCGAAGGCGACCTCGCCCAGCTTGCGGGCGGTCGGGACGATCCGCGGGTCGGCGGTGAAGACACCGTCGACGTCGGTGTAGATCTCGCAGACGTCGGCGTCGAGCGCCACCGCCAACGCGACCGCTGTGGTGTCGGTGCCGCCGCGGCCCAGCGTGGTGATGTCCTTCGTGTCACGGGAGACGCCCTGGAAGCCGGCCACGATCGCGATCGCGCCGTCGGCGATCGCTCCCTGGATCCGCTCCGGGGTGATGCTGAGGATCTTCGCCCGGCCGTGCTCGGCGTCGGTGATCAGGCCCGCTTGAGAGCCGGTGAACGACCGTGCTTCGTACGCCAGACCGCGCTCGTTCGCGACGTCGTTGATCGCCATCGCAAGCAGCGCCATCGACTGGCGCTCCCCGGAGGTGAGCAACATGTCGAACTCACGTGCGTGCGCAGTCGCATCTGGCGAGACCTTGTTGGCCAGATCGACCAACTCGTCTGTGGTGTCGCCCATGGCGGAGACGGCCACGACGACATCGTGACCCTGCTCTTTCGTCGCGACAACCCGTTGAGCGACGCGCTTGATGCCTGCTGCGTCGGCTACTGAGCTGCCACCGTACTTCTGAACTACGATTCCCACGCCGGGAGAGTCTACGTTGCCGCTGTTGCCGTCTTCTCAAGCATCTCATCTGCAGCGGCCAGATCCTCGTCTTCACCGGTGAACGGCTCGGAGTCGAGACGGTCGTGAGCGACCACGGTCAGCAGCGCGTTGAGCACCGCTCCCGCCAGGTTTCCCCAGTTGTTGACGTAGCTGAACTGCCACCACCACAGCGCCTCGTCGACATCGCCCAGACGGTAGTGACGCAGGCCGTACTCCAGATCGGTCACCAGGCTCGCGATGTCGTCGGAGACCTGACTGTCGACCACGTCGGGCCGGTAAGGGTCGAAGACGAAGCTGTAGGTGTCGATGTTGCCGAACATCTCGGCCAGGCCCATCCGGAGCTCGTCGACGTCGGCCTCCATGCCTACATCGGGCTGGAACTCCTCGCGCGGCTTGAAGTCCTGCTGTGCACCCATCCGGGCGCCCGCCAGAAGGATCTGGCTGACCTCGAGCAGCAGCATCGGGACGGCGCTGCCGCCATCACCGTCGGCAGCGATCGCACGCACCGAGAGCAAGAAGCTCTCCACCGAGTCGGCGATGCTGGTGGCGAAGTCCTTGCCGGTCAACTCGTTCGTCATGACGCCCCCCCCTTCCCGAGGTCCCTGTGGATCGTCAGGCTACCTCCGATAAGGCGGCCTGACGAGGGTAAAGAGATGGCTCTTAGCAGGCCTTAAGCCACTATTCAGCCGATCGTCGCCCAGCGAACGCGCGTCCGAGAGTGACCTCGTCGGCGTACTCCAGGTCGCCACCCACCGGAAGGCCGCTGGCCAGCCGGGTGACCTTCAGACCGAGCGGGCTCAGCTGACGGGTCAGGTAGGTGGCGGTCGCCTCGCCCTCGAGGTTGGGGTCGGTGGCGAGGATCACCTCGGTGATCCCGGGGTCGTTGAGCCGCTGGACGAGCTCACGGATGCGCAGCTGGTCAGGGCCGATCCCGTCGATGGGGCTGATCGCCCCGCCGAGCACGTGATAGCGACCGCGGAACTCGCGGGTGCGCTCGATCGCGACGACGTCCTTGTATTCCTCGACCACGCACAGCACCGACTGCTCGCGACGCGGATCACGGCAGATCCGGCAGGTCTCCTCCTCGGAGACGTTGAAGCAGACCGAGCAGAACTTCACCTTCGCCTTGACCTCGTTGAGGATCGCAGCCAGACGGTGTACGTCTGCGGGATCAGCCTGGAGCAGGTGGAACGCGATCCGCTGGGCGCTCTTCGGGCCCACGCCCGGCAGCCTTCCCAGCTCGTCGATGAGGTCTTGGACCACACCCTCGTACAAGTTGTTGTCGCCTTATCTCGTCGGTGCGGGTCTAGAAGCCGAGCTTGAACGGAGGCTCGCCGCCGGCGGCTCCGGGGCCGCCGCCGAGACCACCCGCGAGCGGGCCCATCGTCTCGCCGGCGAGCTCGTCGGCCTTGCTCTTCGCGTCGCGGTAGGCCGCGACGATCACCGAGCCGAGGTCTTCGAGATCGTCGGGGCTGCTGCCGTCGAACTCGCCCTGCTTGATCTCGACGCCGACCAGCTCACCGGTGCCGGTGACCTTCACGGTCACCGCGCCGCCGGCGACGGTGCCGTCGACGATCGTCTCCGCGAGCTTCTCCTGGGCGTCGACGATCTGACCCTGCAGGGCCTGAGCCTGCTGCATGATCGCGTTGAGGTCGAGGCCGCCTTCTCCGCCGAGGCCTTCGAGAGGGTTCGTCATCTGTTTCGTCCTTGGGTTGGTCTAGTTGTGAGGGATCTCTTCGATCATCGTTGCACCCAGCTCCCGAGCGAGCAGGTCTTCGGCCCCCAGAGTGGCCGGACCGTCATAGGCCTGGTCGTCGGGATTGACCGCCGCATCCGCCTCGGCCAGACGGACCGCCTGGTCGTCGACGGGCGGCTGGTAGTCGGCGTCACGCGTCGGGCGGATCGCCTCGCGGGCCAGCGCGATCGACCCCGGCTCGACCGGGACCACCGCCGGGGGCGCCTGGGACTGATCAACCGGTGGCGCGTCGGCCGCCCAGTCGGGCGGGGGTGCCTGCTCGTTCCAGGAGCCGTCCGGCTGCTGCGGGGCCGGATCCGACGGCTGGTTCGGCTGCTGGGGTTGCTGCGGCTGCTGGGGTTGAGGCGCGGGCGGTGCCGGCCGCTGCGACGCACCCTGGCCGCCACCGGCGACGATCGCCTCGATCTTCGGCTGGATGCCGATCACGTTGACCAGGGCCTGACCCAGGATCGGCTCGTGCCCACCGGTCGCGAACCGGTCACGAAGACCCGGCGACCCGAACCCGATGGTGAGCACCCCGTCGCGGAAGTCGATCACCGATGCGTTCTGCCCGACCAGCGACCAGGTGGCGCGACGCAGACCCTTGGTCTGCGCGATCACGTCGTCCCACAGCCGGCGGACGTCGACATTGCCCATGCCGGCGCTCTGTGTCGGCTGAGTCTGCTGCTGCGGCGCTGCGGGAGGCTGCTGCTGGCTCGGCGGCTCGGGCACGGGCTGCGGCTCCGGTACGCCGGCGGCTGGTGTCTCCTCGACCGGCTCGGGGTTCGGCTCCCGAACCGGCTCAGGAGCCGCCTCGCGCACCGGCTCGTCGGCCACGTAGGACTGCGCAGGCTCCGCCGCCGGGGCGGGAGCGGCGGTCTCGTGCCCCGGCGCACCGACGGACGGCTTGAGCACCGGCCGGTCCTGAGCGGGAGCGGCAGCCGCCGGGTGGGCGGACACCGTCGGCGTACCGCTGACCTCGACGCGCCTCTCCAGACGGTCGAGGCGAGCGGCGAGGCCGTCGGCGCCGTCGGCCGCGGGCAGCAGCACGCGGGCACAGATCAGCTCGAGGAGCAGCCGGGGCGCGGTGGCGCCACGCATCTCGGTCAGACCGGTCGCGACGGCGTCGGCGGCACGCGAGAGATCATGCGGCCCGAATCGTCCGGCCTGGCCGACGAGGCGCTCGCCGCCGTCTTCGGAGACGTCGATGAGCCCGGTCGTGGGCGCGTCAGGCACTGCCTTGACGATGACCAGGTCGCGCAGTCGACGCAGCAGATCCTCGGTGAACCGTCGCGGGTCCTGACCGGTCTCGATGATCTTGTCGATCACCCCGAAGACCGCAGCCCCGTCATGGGCGGCGAAGGCGTCGACGACCTCGTCGAGCAGCGCATCGGGGGTGTAGCCGAGCAGCCCGGCAGCGAGCTCGTACGTCACGCCTTCCGGACCCGCGCCACCCAGGAGCTGATCCATGACCGAGAGGCTGTCGCGCATCGACCCGCCGCCCGCGCGGGCGACCAGCGGCAACGCGGCCGGAGCGACCTTGATGCCCTCCATGTCGCACAGCGTCGCGATGTAGTCGGCGACGAGCTTGGGTGGGAAAAGCCGGAACGGGTAGTGGTGGGTGCGCGACCGGATCGTCGGGATGACCTTCTCCGGCTCGGTGGTCGCGAAGATGAACCGCAGGTGCTCCGGCGGCTCCTCGACGAGCTTGAGCAGCGCGTTGAAGCCCTGCGTCGAGACCATGTGGGCCTCGTCGATGATGTAGACCTTGTAGCGGCTCTTGACCGGCGCGAAGAACGCCTTCTCCCGCAGGTCACGGGCGTCGTCGACGCCACCGTGGGAGGCCGCGTCGATCTCGATCACGTCGATGCTGCCCGGCCCGCCACGCGCCAGGTCGCGGCACGACTCGCACTCCCCGCACGGGTCGGCGATCGGCGCCTTCTCGCAGTTGAGCGCCCGCGCCAGGATCCGCGCCGAGGTCGTCTTGCCACAGCCACGGGGCCCGGAGAAGAGATAGGCATGGTTGACCCGGTTGCCCGCCAGCGCGTTGCGCAGCGGGCCGGTGACGTGATCTTGGCCGATGACCTCGGCGAACGTCTCCGGCCGGTAGCGGCGGTAGAGAGCTAGGGGTGCGTCCACTCGACAGACCCTATCCGCGACCACCGACAGTTCGTAACCACCCTGGGCGGTGACGTCCCGGCTTGTGTGCGGGCATGAAAAGGCCCCCCACGTACCCAACAGAGCTCGCGTATCCTTGCTGCCTTCCGGCCCTGGGGAGGTTCGACAAGATGTCGCCACATGGGGGGTTGCCGAAGAGTCTAGACGAGCCCCACCGCCGAACCCAAAGGCGGCCCGCACCCCACCGCCGATTTCCTCCAGACGTACGCAGCCGCGTAAGGTTCCCCACGGATCTGTCGCCTAGTGGCCTATGGCGCACGGCTGGAATCCGTGTTGGGTGCAAGCCCTCGGGGGTTCGAATCCCCCCAGATCCGCCACACGAAATCGGCGCCTGACCTGCAGTGATTGCAGATCAGGCGCCGTTCTCGTCTGAGTGGGCCGACTACATCGAGCCCTTGCGGCGCGAGAACAGCGGCCGCAGGACCAGCCCGAGACCGAGCGCGCCGCCGCCACCGATGCCCCACCAGATCGCATTCTCGCGGACGGTGGCGAGCGGATCCTTCTGCTCCTTGGCCATCGGGGCCGGCTCGACGTCCTGCGTCTTCTCGTCGTCCTTGACGGCCGGGCGGGCCAACGCGTCGTAGGCGTTCACCACACCTGCGCCCCAGAAGCGTCCGCCCTGACCCTCGCGGCCCGATGCGGTGCCGTAGAGGCGGTCGATGACCTCGTCGGCGCTCCAGCCCCGGTTGGTGGACCAGATCAGCGCGAGCACACCGGCGACCTCGGCGGAGGCGAAGGAGGTCGTGACCGAGTCGACCCAGCACGGCTGGCCGAAGAGCGTCTTCGAGGCCGCCCCGTAGGTCGGAGCGGCGACGTCGGTCTCGGAGTTGGGCAAGACCGCTGACTCCG
The sequence above is drawn from the Nocardioides albertanoniae genome and encodes:
- a CDS encoding DUF5063 domain-containing protein, whose translation is MTNELTGKDFATSIADSVESFLLSVRAIAADGDGGSAVPMLLLEVSQILLAGARMGAQQDFKPREEFQPDVGMEADVDELRMGLAEMFGNIDTYSFVFDPYRPDVVDSQVSDDIASLVTDLEYGLRHYRLGDVDEALWWWQFSYVNNWGNLAGAVLNALLTVVAHDRLDSEPFTGEDEDLAAADEMLEKTATAAT
- the recR gene encoding recombination mediator RecR translates to MYEGVVQDLIDELGRLPGVGPKSAQRIAFHLLQADPADVHRLAAILNEVKAKVKFCSVCFNVSEEETCRICRDPRREQSVLCVVEEYKDVVAIERTREFRGRYHVLGGAISPIDGIGPDQLRIRELVQRLNDPGITEVILATDPNLEGEATATYLTRQLSPLGLKVTRLASGLPVGGDLEYADEVTLGRAFAGRRSAE
- a CDS encoding YbaB/EbfC family nucleoid-associated protein, which codes for MTNPLEGLGGEGGLDLNAIMQQAQALQGQIVDAQEKLAETIVDGTVAGGAVTVKVTGTGELVGVEIKQGEFDGSSPDDLEDLGSVIVAAYRDAKSKADELAGETMGPLAGGLGGGPGAAGGEPPFKLGF
- a CDS encoding DNA polymerase III subunit gamma and tau, whose product is MDAPLALYRRYRPETFAEVIGQDHVTGPLRNALAGNRVNHAYLFSGPRGCGKTTSARILARALNCEKAPIADPCGECESCRDLARGGPGSIDVIEIDAASHGGVDDARDLREKAFFAPVKSRYKVYIIDEAHMVSTQGFNALLKLVEEPPEHLRFIFATTEPEKVIPTIRSRTHHYPFRLFPPKLVADYIATLCDMEGIKVAPAALPLVARAGGGSMRDSLSVMDQLLGGAGPEGVTYELAAGLLGYTPDALLDEVVDAFAAHDGAAVFGVIDKIIETGQDPRRFTEDLLRRLRDLVIVKAVPDAPTTGLIDVSEDGGERLVGQAGRFGPHDLSRAADAVATGLTEMRGATAPRLLLELICARVLLPAADGADGLAARLDRLERRVEVSGTPTVSAHPAAAAPAQDRPVLKPSVGAPGHETAAPAPAAEPAQSYVADEPVREAAPEPVREPNPEPVEETPAAGVPEPQPVPEPPSQQQPPAAPQQQTQPTQSAGMGNVDVRRLWDDVIAQTKGLRRATWSLVGQNASVIDFRDGVLTIGFGSPGLRDRFATGGHEPILGQALVNVIGIQPKIEAIVAGGGQGASQRPAPPAPQPQQPQQPQQPNQPSDPAPQQPDGSWNEQAPPPDWAADAPPVDQSQAPPAVVPVEPGSIALAREAIRPTRDADYQPPVDDQAVRLAEADAAVNPDDQAYDGPATLGAEDLLARELGATMIEEIPHN